The Streptomyces sp. NBC_01255 genome window below encodes:
- a CDS encoding NAD-dependent epimerase/dehydratase family protein produces the protein MTSESLVAPRPAKVLLIGGTGFLGRHVLDSLSTAGTDVTVVTRRPAAVPAGCGVAELDAGAPRRAQFASMINRYAPDAVVNAVGEIWRNDTSLLQAANAELPEQLALAMADLRSTARLVHLGSSLEYGPLPHPHATDEGCPEAPRSEYGRTKLRGTRRIFEIAQEASLDVVVLRIFNAIGSSMSPASLLGRTLQTLNRARRDGRPARLTLFDLRQHRDYADARDLAEAVLRSTVSRRLTGVPVLNLGTGRASSAYELVRGLASASGVEFTIDVLPAPEGGGRSLAAGWQIADPTLARRHLDWSAARTLPETLRWIWRTAGEGQAQPIAGCPAEGTR, from the coding sequence TCCTGATCGGTGGCACCGGATTCCTCGGTCGGCATGTCCTCGACAGTCTGTCCACCGCGGGCACGGACGTCACCGTGGTGACCCGGCGGCCGGCCGCCGTGCCGGCGGGGTGCGGAGTGGCCGAGCTGGACGCCGGCGCTCCGCGACGGGCTCAGTTCGCCTCGATGATCAACCGGTACGCCCCGGATGCCGTGGTCAACGCGGTCGGTGAGATCTGGCGGAATGACACTTCCCTGCTGCAGGCGGCCAATGCCGAGCTCCCGGAGCAACTGGCGCTGGCGATGGCCGACCTCCGCAGCACCGCCCGGTTGGTGCATCTCGGCTCGTCGCTGGAGTACGGACCATTGCCCCACCCGCACGCGACCGACGAGGGCTGCCCGGAGGCACCGCGGTCGGAGTACGGGCGAACCAAGCTGCGGGGCACCCGGAGGATCTTCGAGATCGCCCAAGAGGCGTCGCTGGACGTTGTGGTCCTCCGCATCTTCAACGCCATCGGATCGAGCATGTCGCCTGCGAGCCTGCTCGGCAGGACCTTGCAGACGCTCAACCGAGCACGGCGGGACGGACGCCCGGCGCGGCTCACCCTGTTCGACCTGAGACAGCACCGCGACTACGCCGATGCCCGCGATCTGGCGGAGGCGGTCCTCCGCTCGACCGTGTCGAGGCGGCTCACGGGCGTACCGGTGCTCAATCTCGGCACCGGGCGGGCGAGCAGCGCCTACGAGCTGGTCCGCGGGCTTGCGTCGGCCAGCGGAGTGGAGTTCACGATCGACGTGCTCCCGGCGCCCGAGGGCGGCGGGCGGTCTCTGGCCGCCGGCTGGCAGATCGCGGATCCGACTCTGGCCCGGCGCCACCTGGACTGGTCGGCTGCTCGAACGCTACCGGAGACCCTGCGCTGGATCTGGCGGACCGCCGGAGAGGGTCAGGCCCAACCCATTGCTGGCTGCCCTGCGGAAGGTACCCGATGA